From one Gadus morhua chromosome 8, gadMor3.0, whole genome shotgun sequence genomic stretch:
- the LOC115549180 gene encoding interferon-inducible GTPase 5 has product MSSEKSSCPPTVVSSTSSKGPDLKNAKESKVVEDIKKAIENKDFLLAASITQKYLEDTNNIPLNIAVTGESGVGKSTFVNAFRGIDNRDERAAPTGEVETTMKPEAYPHPTYPNVTLWDLPGIGTTRFPADQYMKHVEFEKFDFFILVSAIRFNENDAKLAKEIKKMGKKLFFVRSKIDHNLRDAQRSQREYDEEKILQKIREYCIQGLEKQGVESPQVFLVSSFDLHLYEFPALQDTMERELPSHKRDVLILALPNVCKSTINKKKEVFRSQIKYYALLSATVAAVPIPGMSIMVDVGILVKVLQGYLFGFGLDKMSLEKCSSATNTPLDELRAMLNCICSGKDVTKELVLLMLKSTTVALIGLAAEEGSRWIPFIGIPIAAALSFTTIYTFLSSILNKLSVDAENIVTKALGIK; this is encoded by the exons AT GAGTTCCGAGAAGAGCAGCTGCCCTCCAACTGTAGTTTCATCAACTTCATCAAAGGGACCCGACCTAAA GAATGCCAAGGAATCCAAAGTGGTAGAAGATATTAAAAAGGCCATTGAAAACAAGGACTTTTTGTTGGCTGCATCAATAACACAAAAGTATTTGGAAGACACAAATAATATTCCACTGAACATTGCTGTCACAGGAGAGAGTGGAGTTGGAAAGTCCACATTTGTTAATGCCTTCAGGGGGATAGACAACAGAGATGAGCGAGCGGCGCCTACTGGTGAGGTGGAAACGACCATGAAGCCTGAGGCTTACCCACATCCAACATACCCAAATGTTACATTATGGGATCTCCCGGGAATCGGAACCACCAGATTCCCAGCTGATCAGTACATGAAGCACGTTGAGTTTGAAAAGTTCGATTTTTTTATCCTCGTATCAGCTATTCGCTTCAATGAGAATGATGCCAAGCTGGCTAAAGAGATCAAGAAAATGGGCAAGAAGTTATTCTTTGTCCGCTCTAAGATTGACCACAATCTACGTGATGCGCAAAGGAGTCAGAGGGAGTACGATGAAGAAAAGATACTTCAGAAAATCAGGGAATACTGCATTCAAG GACTTGAAAAACAAGGTGTGGAGTCTCCTCAGGTCTTCCTGGTGTCTAGTTTTGATCTCCATTTGTACGAGTTCCCCGCCCTCCAGGACACCATGGAGAGGGAGCTTCCTTCACACAAGAGAGATGTCCTGATCTTAGCCCTTCCCAACGTCTGCAAAAGCACCATTAACAAGAAGAAAGAGGTATTCCGTTCACAAATAAAGTACTATGCTTTACTGTCTGCAACTGTCGCAGCTGTACCTATCCCAGGGATGTCCATTATGGTTGATGTAGGCATTCTGGTCAAGGTTCTTCAAGGCTATTTGTTTGGGTTTGGTCTTGATAAAATGTCGTTGGAGAAATGTTCCAGTGCGACAAATACACCTTTAGATGAATTAAGGGCAATGTTGAATTGTATTTGTTCTGGAAAGGATGTAACAAAAGAGTTGGTTCTTTTAATGCTGAAATCAACTAcagttgctctgattggtttggCAGCAGAGGAAGGTTCCAGATGGATTCCTTTTATTGGAATCCCAATAGCGGCAGCACTTTCTTTCACTACAATTTACACGTTTTTGAGTTCTATTCTTAACAAGCTATCTGTTGACGCAGAAAATATTGTGACGAAGGCATTGGGGATTAAGTAA